From Solwaraspora sp. WMMD1047, the proteins below share one genomic window:
- a CDS encoding ArsA-related P-loop ATPase → MGSGEGLADQLGAAWPSRLHVVTGKGGTGKTTVAAALALALATGGRRTLLVEVEGRQGLAQLFGTQPLPYEERRIATVSGGGEVRALAVDAEEALLEYLDMFYKLGAAGRALRKFGAIDFATTIAPGLRDVLLTGKVKEATTRTADRRRVYDAVVLDAPPTGRIGPFLNVTAETARLAKVGPIKTQSEGVAALLRSPMTAVHVVTLLEEMPVQETVDAVADLTKLRIPVGRVIVNGTRPPALAGRVTQADLRRGLAAAGLPTDRATVAGLHAEARDQATRRALEESLRSELLELGLPLTELPLLTDGVDRAGLDALASRLAGADAGRPDSAD, encoded by the coding sequence GTGGGATCGGGCGAGGGACTGGCGGACCAGCTCGGCGCGGCGTGGCCGAGCCGGCTGCATGTGGTGACCGGCAAGGGCGGCACCGGCAAGACCACCGTCGCCGCCGCCCTGGCCTTGGCCCTGGCGACCGGCGGCCGGCGGACCCTGCTGGTCGAGGTCGAGGGGCGGCAGGGCCTGGCCCAGCTCTTCGGCACCCAGCCGCTGCCCTACGAGGAGCGGCGGATCGCCACCGTCTCCGGCGGCGGCGAGGTGCGGGCGCTCGCGGTGGACGCCGAGGAGGCGCTGCTGGAATACCTGGACATGTTCTACAAGCTCGGCGCCGCCGGCCGCGCCCTGCGCAAGTTCGGCGCGATCGACTTCGCCACCACGATCGCGCCGGGGCTGCGCGACGTGCTGCTCACCGGCAAGGTCAAGGAGGCCACCACCCGGACGGCCGACCGGCGCCGGGTGTACGACGCGGTGGTGCTCGACGCCCCGCCCACCGGCCGGATCGGCCCCTTCCTGAACGTCACCGCCGAGACCGCCCGGCTGGCCAAGGTCGGCCCGATCAAGACCCAGAGCGAGGGGGTGGCGGCGCTGCTGCGGTCCCCGATGACCGCGGTGCACGTGGTGACCCTGCTGGAGGAGATGCCGGTGCAGGAGACCGTCGACGCCGTCGCCGACCTCACCAAGCTGCGCATCCCGGTCGGCCGGGTGATCGTCAACGGCACCCGGCCGCCGGCCCTGGCCGGCCGGGTCACCCAGGCCGACCTGCGCCGGGGCCTGGCCGCCGCCGGGCTGCCCACCGACCGGGCGACGGTGGCCGGGCTGCACGCCGAGGCCCGCGACCAGGCCACCCGACGGGCGCTGGAGGAGTCGCTCCGCTCGGAGCTGCTGGAGCTGGGGCTGCCGTTGACCGAGCTGCCGCTGTTGACCGACGGGGTGGACCGGGCCGGCCTGGACGCCCTGGCCAGCCGCCTCGCCGGAGCCGACGCCGGCCGGCCGGACAGCGCCGATTGA